A stretch of Lactuca sativa cultivar Salinas chromosome 6, Lsat_Salinas_v11, whole genome shotgun sequence DNA encodes these proteins:
- the LOC111879623 gene encoding 50S ribosomal protein 6, chloroplastic has product MSVSAIFGVQIAATSSIPPLRQSSYNGATRVASPEVKYGREIGDNIGLMIECSSRPQKKATAHHRKTRPKKTAAWDRNRGPAVYPPLPDLPPEWTLVTDQAVEASPSSTSSPPATA; this is encoded by the coding sequence ATGTCCGTCTCAGCAATCTTCGGCGTCCAAATCGCCGCCACCTCCTCAATCCCTCCTCTCCGTCAATCATCCTACAACGGTGCCACAAGGGTTGCTTCGCCGGAAGTCAAGTATGGCCGTGAAATTGGAGACAATATAGGGTTAATGATAGAATGCTCATCGAGGCCACAAAAGAAGGCGACAGCACACCACCGGAAAACAAGGCCGAAGAAGACGGCGGCGTGGGACAGAAACCGTGGGCCTGCGGTTTACCCACCTCTGCCGGACCTTCCCCCGGAGTGGACTCTCGTCACTGACCAGGCCGTTGAAGCTTCTCCGTCATCAACGTCGTCACCACCTGCTACTGCGTAG